The proteins below are encoded in one region of Prevotella melaninogenica ATCC 25845:
- a CDS encoding AI-2E family transporter, whose protein sequence is MNDKNNQLQEWAELDCDSMNFDELEKKLNSELEEQMADLKGLELDREKIGNPDTIGHTVMNVVWEQFINQVGVIAGEDFIKENRGLTLDLRDSAHIQTTENFAAGEIATHNNEIDYQERYDDWQNNFQHDNEGNIITHQTRSGKEEATLVPGARKAFDKGRPAGSVERGTDMDHTVSAGEIIRNPEANAHMTQKEQIKFANSDANLNEMDSGQNRSKGDNPTKVWLDTPNKNGQKPDEIFDISEEQKKKYIEKDEEARAEFEKQKKEGEQRSIETGKQSQKKEAIRIGGKALRAVVMGLLASLIKDIIRKLISWFRSGSRKLSTFIDSVKAAIKSFVSNLKGHLLNAANIFVTTIATAIFGPVIGMIKKAWILLKQGYKSVKEAIDFLKNPANKNMPLSLKMMEVGKIVIVGLTAGGAIVLSEAIEKGLMTFPVFAFDIPAIGSLASLIGMFLGSLVSGIIGALALNQIDRLIAKKLKTINTQQQFYKKNDILVTQEQLIKVYESKVENTQNKTIESIKKRHTECADFMKESIEKIKSNSEEIYENSIEEAEIIEDEENNQSENEETLDSITDILKQIN, encoded by the coding sequence ATGAATGATAAGAATAATCAACTACAAGAATGGGCTGAATTAGATTGCGATTCCATGAACTTTGATGAGCTCGAAAAAAAACTGAACTCTGAACTAGAAGAGCAGATGGCAGATTTAAAAGGATTGGAATTAGATAGAGAAAAAATCGGAAATCCTGACACTATCGGCCATACTGTGATGAATGTCGTTTGGGAACAGTTTATCAATCAAGTTGGAGTTATTGCTGGTGAAGACTTTATCAAAGAAAATCGTGGATTAACGCTTGATCTACGTGATTCGGCTCATATTCAAACTACTGAAAATTTCGCTGCTGGAGAAATAGCCACACACAATAATGAAATTGACTATCAGGAAAGGTATGACGATTGGCAAAATAATTTTCAACACGATAACGAGGGGAACATTATAACTCACCAGACCAGATCAGGCAAAGAAGAAGCAACCTTAGTTCCTGGTGCGAGAAAGGCATTCGATAAAGGGAGACCTGCAGGTTCAGTTGAACGCGGTACAGATATGGATCATACCGTCTCGGCTGGCGAAATAATCCGTAATCCAGAAGCAAATGCACACATGACGCAAAAAGAACAGATCAAATTTGCTAATAGTGATGCTAATTTAAATGAAATGGATTCAGGGCAAAATCGTTCAAAAGGAGATAATCCTACAAAAGTTTGGCTTGATACCCCAAATAAAAATGGACAAAAGCCAGATGAGATATTTGATATATCTGAAGAGCAAAAGAAGAAATATATAGAAAAGGATGAAGAGGCACGAGCTGAATTTGAGAAACAGAAGAAAGAAGGAGAGCAACGTTCTATCGAAACAGGTAAACAATCTCAAAAAAAAGAAGCTATACGTATTGGTGGAAAAGCACTTCGAGCTGTCGTTATGGGACTTTTGGCATCTCTTATCAAAGACATTATTCGCAAATTAATTTCTTGGTTCCGTTCAGGAAGTAGAAAACTTAGTACCTTCATTGACAGCGTCAAAGCAGCTATAAAATCTTTTGTATCAAATTTAAAAGGACATTTGCTTAATGCAGCCAACATCTTTGTGACAACAATTGCCACTGCTATATTTGGACCTGTTATTGGCATGATTAAGAAAGCATGGATTCTCCTTAAACAAGGATATAAATCTGTAAAAGAAGCTATCGATTTTTTGAAAAATCCAGCTAACAAAAATATGCCACTTAGTCTTAAGATGATGGAAGTAGGCAAAATTGTTATTGTGGGATTAACAGCTGGAGGCGCAATTGTACTTAGTGAGGCTATTGAGAAAGGGCTAATGACTTTCCCTGTGTTTGCTTTCGACATACCTGCAATAGGATCTCTTGCTAGTCTTATTGGAATGTTCTTAGGTTCGCTTGTTAGTGGTATTATTGGTGCATTAGCATTAAATCAGATAGACAGACTTATCGCAAAGAAATTAAAAACAATCAATACTCAACAACAATTCTATAAAAAAAATGACATTCTAGTAACGCAAGAACAACTAATTAAAGTTTATGAGAGTAAAGTTGAAAACACTCAAAATAAAACTATTGAAAGTATTAAGAAAAGACATACAGAATGTGCAGATTTTATGAAAGAATCAATCGAAAAGATTAAAAGTAACTCCGAAGAGATATATGAAAACTCAATAGAAGAAGCAGAGATAATTGAGGATGAAGAAAATAATCAATCTGAAAACGAGGAGACTTTAGACAGCATTACCGATATTTTAAAACAAATAAATTGA